The genomic window CAGCCTGAGTTTATCGACATCATTAAGGCCGCAGAGGTGAAGAAAAGTGCCTAATGAGCTCATTAAGCAATTTAAAAGTCCTTTGCTTTTCCAGTCGCAACTCTGAAAAAATGAATAAGTTGGTATTATGATATGATACATTTTGCTTCAGTTGTATTTGGCAAAAGTTTCTCTCTTACTATATTGTTTTGAGAACGCAACAATCATTTTCTTCGCCATTTATTTAGCTGTGGACTTGCAATTTGCAAATCCCTTCCTTTTACAGTCTTCTCAACTCTTCAGAGAATCTGTGTTTGGAGTTCATAACCCCTCGGGCCTTTTGATCAAACCCCTATTTCTAATGTCGTCCGATCATAAACCTGTGTGTTATataatatgttgtttgttCCATTTTAGACTTTGGTATTTTGTCATGCTTGATCTCTGAATCATGCTGTCAACCACTTTGAAAATGGCTTTACTTGTTAAATAAATGACGAGAGAATACAGGAGAAGTGGGAAATGACTttattttttcccttttatCGCTTTTTGCCTATTGGTCTGTCATTTTTGACATTTTAGCTTTTagaacattattattttcaactttattgTCATCATCTTGAAAAATGTCCAACATTACGAAATTATTATGTAGAgagtaaaaaaggaaaagaaatttCATGGAGAAACTCATTGTATTAGGAATGTCAATGtttgtagaaaacaaaatgctTATGTAATTTGAGTAAAACGGCTCAGTGGAACTAAAGTGATAATGTAAAAGAGACGGTTAAGTCCAAAATAAGAGCTCCCGTATGTCAGAATTGTTCAAAccatttattaaaaaattggaCTCAGTATGATGAAAATGTGTATGGATTTTGATCCGACCACGAAAATCCAACTAGTGCCAATAAAAACTCCACAATATGTGACTCAGCTACAAATGTGATAACGTATTATCTCCCAAGTCAACCCACATTTCTGGTgacttatattttatttatttctgagTAATATTTAAGAAAGTAGGGATTGAATTTTTATGagtattatattatatagttgaCCTTGGACTTATTTGCGTAACGAGCAAACAATTGTGACCTTAGAAATGGAGGTTTGACTAAGTCATCGATCATTTCAGCAATAgagtaattttgggtccgtatgactcaaaacaagttttggtaaaaaatttctctgttttaaaaacttgtatttataaaacttATGTCCCATCCCATGATACTAAATTTAATTACATTATACGTATGTAGTCAAGCATAATTTTTTCCtgaaaaatcttatttttcttacctacttgtaaactttaatttaattcCTGGTTAAgtagatatttttcttagttcttacaaatcttatattttcttacctacttttataaacatttttgagACCACTATTACTAAACCCGAATCTGTTTCATCATTCCACACCCAAAGCATATAAATCGAAAATATCTATGATCACATGAATATCTATCATTTTCGACAAAAtttgtccttttttttctttctttttgtatcCAACCCCACCACGGCGAATTTATTTCAGGCCTATTAAAGATTCCAAAATCTCATGACCATCTGACTCAGATGTCATATCTATTAAAAACGTTATTTTGAATCTTAAACATATATCATTAGTGATCTTTTTGCACGTTTACTCAGATGCTTaagatcatcaaaatcaatctatgaatttcaaaagttttaaaaatcataCAATAGAAAAGTCCCACTGATCATTAAATTGTtattactaattttatttagaactcgtttattatcttttggtcaaaaatataacttttgtctgaattcgttttttttttgtttggacaagaaaaagacctttcttcttccttcggTTGCCTCTACCATCTCATCAACAcacatcttctctttctcttctctcatcctctctcttcttcagtgtttactttttctctttctcttttttttttctctttattatttCGCTTTAATGAGTTTTATCTGATAGAATCTGCTCCACCCAAAAACAGCATAAGAAGAAATTCATTGTCAGAGAAaagtgcaaaaaaaaaaaacgatcttcttcatcattctACTAAATGGGTTCTTGTCTCAGTTCTCGTGTCCTTAGTACGTTCTCTACAATTCTCCAtctcccatttttttttttttttttttgtgattcaCACATGTGTATCTCTTCAAATCCGTGATCTTTTTGGTTAATCGATAATGGCTTTTAAGAAAAGGAATGAAATTTGCAAGAATCTTCTTCCTGTGATCTAACTGAATAAAGTTTTCCCCTTTTTTGGCGTTCTCTCAATTTTGACTGTGGTCAACGCTTTTGTGTGTTGTGCAGATAAGAGCAGTAGTGGTCTCGATGATCTTCATCTCTCGAGCTGtaaatcttcatcatcagctACAGCTCATAAGACAGAAGGAGAAATCCTTAGCTCAACGACCGTCAAAAGCTTTAGCTTTAATGAACTTAAACTCGCTACTAGAAACTTCAGATCGGACTCTGTTGTTGGAGAAGGTGGCTTTGGTTGTGTCTTTAGAGGTTGGCTTGATGAGACTACTCTTACTCCTACCAAATCTAGCTCTGGTCTTGTTATTGCTGTTAAACGACTTAACCCTGATGGTTTTCAAGGTCACCGAGAATGGCTGGTACAACACTTGTTTCTTATCTTTGATTTATAacactcttttgtttttgtgtgtgtaggTTCTGatattgatctttttttttgtggtttcagACAGAGATTAACTATTTGGGGCAGTTAAGTCACCCGAATTTGGTTAAATTGATTGGTTATTGCTTGGAAGATGAACAACGGCTTCTTGTGTATGAGTTTATGCACAAGGGTAGTCTTGAGAATCATCTGTTTGCAAGTGAGTCTTTGATCTCGTCCATGTTTTGTGAAACTTTGAGAGGTTGTTTGTTCTTAtgtttgaatgatttttttgaagatGGAAATAAGGATTTTAAGCCGCTATCTTGGATTCTACGGATTAAGGTTGCACTTGATGCAGCTAAAGGTCTTGCATTTCTTCATAGTGATCCCGTCAAAGTCATTTACAGAGACATCAAGGCGTCAAACATCTTACTGGACTCGGTATTCTTCTCTTTCGATGTCTACTTGTTGTCTTTATCAACGACTTAAAAGATACTGAGTTTTGTCTTTCAAACAACAGGACTTCAACGCAAAGCTTTCAGACTTTGGTTTAGCGAGAGACGGTCCAATGGGAGAACAAAGTTATGTTAGTACAAGGGTCATGGGTACTTTTGGGTACGCAGCTCCTGAGTATGTCTCAACAGGTACATTCTGTCACTAAGATATGATGCAAGTAATAATGGTTGGATAAGAAAATGTAAGACTGTTGCATGGTGCCTAACACTGGTTTTTAATGTAAATTTGAAGATAGCaactataaaatttatgtGGTTAAAGGAGCATATGGGTTGATAGCTAGTTTCGTTCTCTCatctttctatcttttttcAGGCCACTTAAATGCTAGAAGCGACGTATACAGTTTCGGGGTTGTTCTGCTAGAACTACTATGTGGAAGGCAAGCACTAGACCATAACCGCCCGGCCAAGGAGCAAAACCTTGTGGATTGGGCTCGACCATACCTCACAAGCAGGCGAAAGGTTCTACTAATTGTGGACACTCGGCTTAACTCACAGTACAAACCCGAAGGAGCAGTGAGACTGGCAAGCATTGCTGTGCAATGCCTATCATTCGAACCCAAATCACGTCCGACCATGGACCAAGTGGTTCGAGCCTTGGTACAGCTGCAAGACAGCGTGGTTAAACCGGCCAATGTTGACCCGCTTAAGGTTAAGGATACCAAGAAACTTGTGGGATTGAAAACAGAAGACAAGTACCAGAGAAAcggtttaaacaaaaaaaccgTTGGATTGTAGTAGGTAGAGGGAAATATAAGGTTACTTGGTTAGGTACTcttcatgtcttcttcttgtgtaTTGTAATATTGTGCGAAGTgattttgacattttgtaACACTGCTTATAGTTTTGCTCCTGAAATATTCGATTTGGAGATACttgttttctctctatctATAGTTTGGTGATATATGCCAAAATGTGGTAGTGATCAATTCCACTCTCTTCTAACATTTTAGTTTACTATATATGTAACTAATTTCTGTCaagttgatttgtttttatgaaaatGACTTTAATTAGTATAGTTGATGATTGAATCATAAATAACTTGTAGCCAAAAACAGACAGAATAGTACAACAAACTCATAATGTAACATTAATATCAATTCCGAAGTTCACAAAATAccataaatatcaaattccaTGAACATTGTCATCAAccagaaataaataaattttacgTTAATTAAGCCAAAATGGATCTCGAGTTAAATCAATATCAATAACTATTCAACATAGCCAAATAAGTCACTATTTTAGAACAAGAACTAACTCAATTTGAGGTTTTC from Arabidopsis thaliana chromosome 3, partial sequence includes these protein-coding regions:
- the PBL1 gene encoding PBS1-like 1 (PBS1-like 1 (PBL1); FUNCTIONS IN: protein serine/threonine kinase activity, protein kinase activity, kinase activity, ATP binding; INVOLVED IN: protein amino acid phosphorylation; LOCATED IN: plasma membrane; EXPRESSED IN: 22 plant structures; EXPRESSED DURING: 13 growth stages; CONTAINS InterPro DOMAIN/s: Protein kinase, ATP binding site (InterPro:IPR017441), Protein kinase, catalytic domain (InterPro:IPR000719), Serine-threonine/tyrosine-protein kinase (InterPro:IPR001245), Protein kinase-like domain (InterPro:IPR011009), Serine/threonine-protein kinase, active site (InterPro:IPR008271); BEST Arabidopsis thaliana protein match is: botrytis-induced kinase1 (TAIR:AT2G39660.1); Has 117813 Blast hits to 116491 proteins in 4459 species: Archae - 97; Bacteria - 13696; Metazoa - 43658; Fungi - 9742; Plants - 33316; Viruses - 361; Other Eukaryotes - 16943 (source: NCBI BLink).), whose protein sequence is MGSCLSSRVLNKSSSGLDDLHLSSCKSSSSATAHKTEGEILSSTTVKSFSFNELKLATRNFRSDSVVGEGGFGCVFRGWLDETTLTPTKSSSGLVIAVKRLNPDGFQGHREWLTEINYLGQLSHPNLVKLIGYCLEDEQRLLVYEFMHKGSLENHLFANGNKDFKPLSWILRIKVALDAAKGLAFLHSDPVKVIYRDIKASNILLDSDFNAKLSDFGLARDGPMGEQSYVSTRVMGTFGYAAPEYVSTGHLNARSDVYSFGVVLLELLCGRQALDHNRPAKEQNLVDWARPYLTSRRKVLLIVDTRLNSQYKPEGAVRLASIAVQCLSFEPKSRPTMDQVVRALVQLQDSVVKPANVDPLKVKDTKKLVGLKTEDKYQRNGLNKKTVGL
- the PBL1 gene encoding PBS1-like 1 (PBS1-like 1 (PBL1); FUNCTIONS IN: protein serine/threonine kinase activity, protein kinase activity, kinase activity, ATP binding; INVOLVED IN: protein amino acid phosphorylation; EXPRESSED IN: 22 plant structures; EXPRESSED DURING: 13 growth stages; CONTAINS InterPro DOMAIN/s: Protein kinase, ATP binding site (InterPro:IPR017441), Serine/threonine-protein kinase domain (InterPro:IPR002290), Serine-threonine/tyrosine-protein kinase (InterPro:IPR001245), Protein kinase-like domain (InterPro:IPR011009), Serine/threonine-protein kinase, active site (InterPro:IPR008271), Protein kinase, catalytic domain (InterPro:IPR000719), Tyrosine-protein kinase, catalytic domain (InterPro:IPR020635); BEST Arabidopsis thaliana protein match is: botrytis-induced kinase1 (TAIR:AT2G39660.1).), with protein sequence MGSCLSSRVLSTFSTILHLPFFFFFFFFPFFGVLSILTVVNAFVCCADKSSSGLDDLHLSSCKSSSSATAHKTEGEILSSTTVKSFSFNELKLATRNFRSDSVVGEGGFGCVFRGWLDETTLTPTKSSSGLVIAVKRLNPDGFQGHREWLTEINYLGQLSHPNLVKLIGYCLEDEQRLLVYEFMHKGSLENHLFANGNKDFKPLSWILRIKVALDAAKGLAFLHSDPVKVIYRDIKASNILLDSDFNAKLSDFGLARDGPMGEQSYVSTRVMGTFGYAAPEYVSTGHLNARSDVYSFGVVLLELLCGRQALDHNRPAKEQNLVDWARPYLTSRRKVLLIVDTRLNSQYKPEGAVRLASIAVQCLSFEPKSRPTMDQVVRALVQLQDSVVKPANVDPLKVKDTKKLVGLKTEDKYQRNGLNKKTVGL